In Enterocloster clostridioformis, one genomic interval encodes:
- a CDS encoding amidohydrolase family protein, whose translation MIKNGNLAAAIIKPDYVLTPEGLKEGWGVRIEEGRIACVGPWDSLGGGSNEEAQAVCLPGQMLLPGFVNGHNHMYGVLSHGITAEAMVTDFSDYLKDFWWPCVEDRVDHDLARITARWACVEMIDSGVTSFVDILEGPNSIPGALEVEKEEVEKAGLRGFLSFEACERKSRENGRLGLKENFDFAKACNEEKGLVKGVMSIHTLFTCGEDFIREAKHMADEAGCLLHMHMSESDLEPAWAREHLGTTPAEAYDGMGCLDGNVLASQLVQITDKEIAILAEKGVKGISMPLSNCEVGGGIAPIEKMLEAGMTVGLGTDGYVNNFFEVMRGAFLIHKGCHKDPQAMPAGKVYRMATELGAKAVGIEAGVIKEGMLADLITVDVARPTPVNEYNVYDQLVLFTNPQNVINVMVGGAWLKRDGKLVTLDKEAVRREMEEKTERFWKGDSECR comes from the coding sequence ATGATAAAAAATGGAAATCTGGCAGCGGCCATTATAAAACCAGACTATGTATTGACGCCGGAGGGCCTGAAAGAGGGCTGGGGCGTCCGGATAGAAGAAGGACGGATTGCCTGTGTGGGGCCCTGGGATTCCCTGGGCGGCGGAAGCAATGAGGAGGCGCAGGCAGTCTGCCTTCCGGGACAGATGCTTCTTCCGGGCTTTGTCAATGGACACAACCATATGTACGGCGTCCTTTCCCACGGCATCACGGCAGAGGCAATGGTAACGGATTTTTCCGATTATCTGAAGGATTTCTGGTGGCCCTGCGTGGAGGACAGAGTGGACCATGACCTGGCGCGCATTACCGCCAGGTGGGCCTGCGTGGAGATGATTGACTCCGGGGTTACATCCTTTGTGGATATCCTGGAAGGACCTAATTCCATTCCCGGCGCTCTTGAAGTAGAAAAAGAGGAAGTAGAAAAGGCCGGCCTGAGGGGCTTCCTGTCCTTTGAGGCCTGCGAGAGAAAGAGCAGGGAAAACGGCCGGCTGGGTCTGAAGGAAAACTTCGATTTTGCAAAGGCCTGCAATGAGGAAAAGGGCCTGGTGAAAGGCGTCATGAGCATCCACACCCTGTTTACCTGCGGCGAGGATTTCATACGTGAGGCAAAGCACATGGCGGATGAAGCCGGATGCCTGCTTCACATGCATATGAGTGAAAGCGACCTTGAACCGGCATGGGCCAGGGAACATCTGGGAACCACGCCGGCGGAGGCATATGACGGCATGGGATGCCTGGACGGAAACGTCCTGGCTTCCCAGCTGGTACAGATCACTGATAAGGAAATAGCCATTCTGGCAGAAAAAGGCGTAAAGGGTATCTCCATGCCGCTGTCCAACTGCGAGGTGGGCGGCGGAATAGCTCCCATAGAGAAAATGCTGGAGGCCGGCATGACCGTCGGCCTGGGCACGGACGGCTATGTGAATAACTTCTTTGAAGTGATGCGCGGAGCTTTCCTGATTCATAAGGGCTGCCATAAGGATCCCCAGGCCATGCCTGCGGGGAAGGTGTACCGCATGGCAACGGAGCTGGGCGCAAAGGCTGTGGGCATAGAGGCGGGAGTCATAAAGGAGGGCATGCTGGCCGACCTGATTACCGTGGATGTGGCAAGGCCCACTCCTGTCAATGAATATAACGTATATGACCAATTAGTACTTTTTACCAACCCCCAGAATGTGATAAACGTAATGGTGGGAGGCGCATGGCTTAAGAGGGACGGAAAGCTGGTGACCCTTGACAAAGAGGCTGTGCGCAGGGAGATGGAAGAAAAGACAGAGAGGTTCTGGAAAGGAGATTCAGAATGCCGTTAA
- a CDS encoding amidohydrolase family protein: protein MISHLFKNGIIVTVNPDREIFFHGAAAVKDDRIVEVGPTEALEAKYTDCERVTNLEGRVMFPGFVNTHNHLFQTLLRGLGDDMVLKDWLETMTFPAATSLTPDDCYHGAMLGLMEGIHSGITTNLDYMYPHPREGLDDGVIKAMRELGIRGIFGRGCMDTGIQYGVHPGITQQKDDIEKGVRDIFERYHNCDNGRIKIWVAPAAMWSNTRETLKMLWKVTNEYKSGFTVHISETEFDREAAKGIHGKWDIDAMIDMGICGPNVLMVHCVHLTDEDIEKAGKYDLKISHNVCSNMYLSSGAAPIPKLLKAGVTCSLGVDGAASNNANDMIELMKNTALMQKCATRDPLSMSAEKVVEMATIDGARAIGMEDEIGSIEAGKKADMVIFDPYECVKAVPLHNPCSTLVYSASLKNITDVYVDGRGVMEKGVILTVEDEKAELRAAQKAAEELCVRGNITNRLEGHKWNDTYRKYERQ from the coding sequence ATGATCAGCCATTTATTTAAAAACGGAATCATTGTAACGGTAAATCCTGACAGGGAGATATTTTTTCACGGTGCGGCAGCCGTAAAGGACGACCGGATTGTGGAAGTGGGACCTACCGAGGCCCTGGAGGCCAAGTATACGGATTGTGAACGCGTGACGAACCTGGAGGGCAGGGTGATGTTCCCGGGCTTTGTGAACACCCACAACCATCTGTTCCAGACCCTGCTTCGGGGACTGGGGGATGATATGGTGTTAAAGGACTGGCTGGAAACAATGACCTTCCCCGCGGCCACCAGCCTGACTCCCGATGACTGCTACCACGGCGCCATGCTGGGCCTGATGGAAGGCATCCACAGCGGTATCACCACCAACCTGGATTACATGTATCCCCATCCAAGGGAAGGGCTGGACGACGGCGTTATAAAGGCCATGAGGGAGCTGGGAATCCGCGGCATCTTCGGCAGGGGCTGCATGGACACCGGAATCCAGTACGGCGTGCATCCGGGCATCACGCAGCAGAAGGACGACATCGAGAAGGGCGTCAGGGACATCTTTGAGCGCTACCACAACTGCGACAACGGCCGCATCAAAATCTGGGTGGCGCCGGCAGCCATGTGGTCCAACACCAGAGAGACACTTAAGATGCTCTGGAAGGTGACAAACGAGTACAAATCAGGCTTCACCGTACATATCTCCGAGACAGAGTTTGACAGAGAGGCAGCCAAGGGCATTCACGGCAAGTGGGATATAGACGCCATGATTGACATGGGAATCTGCGGGCCAAACGTACTGATGGTGCACTGTGTACATCTGACGGATGAGGATATTGAGAAGGCCGGGAAGTACGACCTTAAGATCTCCCACAATGTATGTTCCAACATGTACCTGTCATCAGGCGCAGCTCCTATTCCAAAGCTTTTAAAGGCAGGCGTTACCTGTTCCCTGGGCGTGGACGGAGCAGCTTCCAACAACGCCAACGACATGATAGAGCTGATGAAGAACACGGCCCTGATGCAGAAATGCGCCACCAGGGATCCGCTGTCCATGTCGGCCGAGAAGGTAGTGGAGATGGCCACCATCGACGGCGCAAGGGCCATTGGCATGGAGGATGAGATTGGTTCCATAGAGGCAGGCAAGAAGGCGGATATGGTAATCTTTGACCCATATGAGTGCGTCAAGGCAGTTCCCCTTCACAACCCATGCTCCACTCTGGTTTACTCCGCGTCATTAAAGAACATCACAGATGTGTATGTGGATGGCAGGGGAGTCATGGAAAAGGGAGTTATCCTTACAGTGGAGGATGAAAAGGCGGAGCTTCGGGCAGCCCAGAAGGCAGCGGAGGAACTCTGCGTGAGAGGCAATATCACCAACCGCTTAGAAGGGCATAAGTGGAATGATACTTATAGAAAATATGAGAGGCAGTAA
- a CDS encoding helix-turn-helix domain-containing protein, with amino-acid sequence MRRKTIDTIPVLSDAMKNILSAFSKSRSLPSGLVKRASIVLLASQGELNQNIAPQAGLHYNNVATWRSRFLAALPALRRIEMDAPEKLEDEIRAVLSDKKRPGAPSVFTPDQIMRIIDLACSNPNDFGYEVSQWSLPLLVAEIKKQGIAEQISEKSVSRFLKMR; translated from the coding sequence ATGCGAAGGAAAACAATTGATACTATCCCGGTTTTATCTGATGCCATGAAAAACATATTATCTGCTTTTTCAAAAAGCCGCTCCCTTCCGTCAGGACTGGTCAAAAGAGCCAGCATTGTCCTGCTTGCGTCACAGGGGGAACTCAACCAGAATATTGCACCACAGGCCGGGCTTCATTATAATAATGTTGCCACCTGGCGCAGTCGGTTCCTCGCGGCGCTCCCAGCCTTGCGGAGGATTGAAATGGACGCCCCGGAAAAGCTTGAAGATGAGATACGGGCAGTCCTGTCCGATAAAAAACGCCCCGGTGCCCCGTCTGTTTTTACGCCGGACCAGATCATGCGGATCATCGACCTTGCCTGCAGCAACCCAAATGATTTTGGGTACGAAGTAAGCCAGTGGAGTCTCCCGCTGTTAGTGGCAGAAATTAAAAAGCAGGGGATCGCTGAACAGATTTCTGAGAAATCTGTCAGCCGTTTTTTAAAAATGAGGTAG
- a CDS encoding transposase, with protein MVSTDEMTGVQALEHKYPDKLPLPGQCAKMEFEYIRHGTASLIGFFDVATGRMEMPYLNSTRTEEDFVEAVKALVGTDPQAPWTFICDGLNTHKSEALVRFVAEACALGVELGKKGKTGILKSMESRADFLHDPSHRIRFVYTPKHSSWMNQIEIWFGIINRKLLKRKSCLSIEELEASILRFIEQYNLTAHPFKWTYAGIPLVI; from the coding sequence ATTGTTTCCACGGATGAAATGACCGGGGTACAAGCGCTGGAACATAAATATCCTGACAAGCTCCCATTACCCGGCCAGTGCGCCAAAATGGAGTTTGAGTATATCCGCCATGGCACGGCCAGCCTCATCGGGTTCTTTGATGTTGCAACGGGCCGTATGGAAATGCCGTATTTAAACTCCACACGCACAGAAGAGGATTTTGTGGAAGCCGTGAAAGCATTGGTAGGGACAGACCCGCAAGCCCCATGGACATTTATATGCGATGGCCTAAACACCCATAAATCGGAAGCCCTTGTCCGCTTTGTGGCAGAAGCCTGTGCCCTTGGCGTGGAACTGGGCAAAAAAGGGAAAACAGGGATCCTTAAAAGTATGGAAAGCCGGGCGGATTTCCTGCATGACCCTTCCCACCGGATCCGCTTTGTCTATACTCCGAAACACAGTTCCTGGATGAACCAGATTGAGATATGGTTTGGCATCATTAACCGGAAGCTGCTGAAGCGGAAAAGCTGCCTGTCAATAGAAGAACTGGAAGCAAGCATCCTGCGCTTTATTGAACAATACAATCTTACAGCACACCCATTTAAGTGGACATATGCCGGGATACCATTAGTAATTTAA
- a CDS encoding uracil-xanthine permease family protein has translation MNKNASKSTSTIKTGSIYELNGRPPFAQAFPLGFQQLLAMFVGNIVPMILVANASGMDASHATLLLQCSILGAGVATLLQVFPIRFGNLQFGSGLPVMMGLTYTFLPICISVSVNYGLGVLFGAQLVGGLVSIAIGFALPKIRRFFPPVVTGTIITSIGISCFPIAAYNLAGGQGDPSMGQLHNFVIGLVVILAILIMNGYGKGMVSAAAVLGGMIVGYVIAAICGYINFSPISEAAWFAVPRPMAFGKLEFHLNFVLVFVLLFFINAVEMSGDFTVSATGGLNRQPKNEELRGGIIANGIACIFSSFFNCFATGTYSQCSGIVALTKVCNRWVMGWGAITLTAAAFCPKLASVLSTIPNCVIGGATIVVFSMICMSGMSLVARARFTNRAMLICGPALALGLGISLAKDTLSGMGEYVQMFFGESSIILVQHCLNISD, from the coding sequence ATGAATAAGAATGCATCCAAAAGTACTTCAACTATCAAAACCGGCTCCATTTATGAGTTAAATGGACGCCCGCCATTCGCGCAGGCATTTCCGCTGGGATTCCAGCAGCTCTTGGCCATGTTCGTGGGAAACATAGTCCCCATGATTCTGGTAGCAAATGCAAGCGGTATGGACGCTTCACACGCTACGCTGCTTCTGCAGTGCTCCATCCTGGGAGCCGGCGTAGCCACACTTCTGCAGGTATTCCCCATACGGTTCGGCAATCTTCAGTTCGGATCAGGGCTGCCTGTCATGATGGGACTGACATACACATTTCTTCCCATCTGCATTTCCGTATCTGTCAATTATGGGTTAGGGGTTTTATTTGGGGCGCAGTTGGTAGGCGGTCTGGTGTCTATCGCTATCGGCTTTGCTCTTCCCAAAATTAGGAGATTTTTCCCGCCGGTGGTGACGGGGACCATTATCACCTCCATCGGTATCTCCTGTTTCCCCATTGCTGCTTATAATCTGGCGGGAGGACAGGGTGACCCGTCCATGGGACAGCTCCACAATTTTGTCATCGGCCTGGTCGTCATTCTGGCTATTCTGATTATGAACGGCTACGGCAAGGGCATGGTCAGCGCGGCAGCTGTACTGGGCGGCATGATTGTGGGATACGTCATAGCGGCTATCTGCGGATACATCAATTTTTCGCCCATCAGCGAAGCGGCATGGTTTGCTGTTCCGAGGCCAATGGCTTTTGGAAAACTGGAGTTCCACCTGAACTTTGTTTTGGTATTTGTCCTGCTGTTCTTCATCAATGCGGTGGAGATGTCGGGAGACTTTACGGTTTCGGCCACAGGCGGCCTTAACAGGCAGCCGAAGAATGAGGAGCTGAGAGGCGGCATCATCGCCAACGGCATTGCCTGTATCTTTTCCTCCTTCTTCAACTGTTTCGCCACAGGAACCTACAGCCAGTGCTCCGGTATCGTGGCGTTGACAAAGGTTTGTAACCGCTGGGTTATGGGCTGGGGCGCCATCACACTGACGGCCGCAGCCTTCTGTCCGAAGCTGGCCAGCGTGCTTTCCACCATACCCAACTGCGTTATCGGCGGGGCAACCATCGTGGTATTCTCCATGATATGTATGTCAGGCATGAGCCTGGTGGCGAGAGCCAGATTCACCAACAGGGCCATGCTCATATGCGGACCTGCCCTTGCGCTGGGACTGGGAATCTCTCTGGCAAAGGATACGCTGTCTGGTATGGGTGAATATGTGCAGATGTTCTTCGGGGAGTCATCCATCATCCTAGTACAGCATTGTTTAAATATCAGTGATTAA
- the hydA gene encoding dihydropyrimidinase gives MLLRNGTVVSGTGCVRQDIRIGGGRIVQTGPGLEPLEGEEVMDVSGCLVAPGGIDAHTHFDMPCGGIMTSDDFESGTRAAVAGGTTTVIDFSEPEQGASLQSGLDRWHEKADGRSFTDYSFHMTVARYDQGIEEEILSMIRQGVTSFKAYTAYKGDLGVEDRDMYRLLSLMKKHGVLLMVHCENGDILDVRREELAAGHPADISLHPLSRPNEVEHEAVSRMIDMARLLAVPVYIVHTSTRQALKEIEEAKEEGVRVYCETCPQYLFLSEEKYRLPGFEGAKYVCSPPLRSSRDQEALWRGLKQGIVDTVSTDHCSFNYKGQKDLGRVDFRLIPGGLPGVENRLELMYSQAESHGLTYSGIARMTAENPAKIFGLYPRKGVIQPGSDADLVVIRPDSSHVIDAGTQRQYVDYNPYQGMVVSHKVRHVFLRGQKIIEDGAFKTDIPAGNYLLRNTLVR, from the coding sequence ATGCTGTTAAGAAATGGAACCGTTGTCAGCGGGACGGGCTGTGTGCGGCAGGATATCCGCATAGGCGGGGGACGGATTGTACAGACCGGTCCGGGCCTGGAACCCCTTGAGGGGGAAGAGGTAATGGATGTATCCGGCTGTCTGGTTGCGCCGGGAGGAATCGATGCCCATACCCATTTCGACATGCCCTGCGGCGGCATCATGACTTCAGATGATTTTGAGAGCGGCACCAGGGCGGCTGTGGCCGGGGGAACCACCACAGTGATTGACTTTTCGGAGCCGGAGCAGGGGGCCAGCCTCCAAAGCGGTCTGGACCGGTGGCATGAGAAAGCGGACGGACGGTCCTTTACGGACTATTCCTTCCACATGACCGTGGCCCGGTATGACCAGGGGATAGAGGAGGAAATCCTCTCCATGATTCGCCAGGGAGTCACTTCCTTTAAAGCCTACACGGCTTATAAGGGGGACCTGGGAGTGGAGGACCGGGATATGTACCGGCTCCTGTCACTGATGAAGAAACATGGTGTCCTTTTGATGGTACACTGTGAAAACGGCGATATCCTGGATGTGCGCCGGGAGGAACTGGCAGCCGGACATCCGGCGGATATATCCCTCCATCCGCTGTCCAGGCCAAATGAGGTGGAACACGAAGCCGTGTCCAGGATGATTGACATGGCAAGGCTTCTCGCGGTTCCGGTTTACATAGTCCACACCAGCACCAGACAGGCGCTTAAGGAGATAGAGGAAGCAAAGGAAGAGGGAGTGAGGGTTTACTGCGAGACATGTCCCCAATACCTGTTCCTGTCAGAGGAAAAGTACCGTCTTCCCGGTTTCGAGGGGGCAAAATATGTGTGCAGCCCGCCCCTGAGGAGCAGCAGAGACCAGGAAGCCCTGTGGCGGGGACTGAAGCAGGGGATTGTGGATACGGTTTCCACGGATCACTGTTCCTTTAACTACAAGGGCCAGAAGGATTTGGGACGGGTGGACTTCCGCCTCATACCAGGCGGACTTCCGGGTGTGGAGAACCGGCTGGAGCTCATGTATTCACAGGCTGAAAGCCATGGCCTTACATACAGCGGCATTGCCAGGATGACAGCAGAAAATCCGGCAAAAATATTTGGCTTATATCCAAGGAAAGGAGTGATACAGCCAGGCAGCGACGCTGATCTGGTGGTAATCCGGCCGGACAGCAGTCATGTCATAGATGCCGGCACACAGAGGCAGTATGTAGACTACAACCCTTACCAGGGCATGGTAGTTTCACATAAAGTCCGGCATGTATTTCTGAGAGGGCAAAAAATCATAGAGGACGGCGCATTTAAGACAGATATACCGGCCGGCAACTATTTACTCAGGAACACATTGGTCAGATAG
- a CDS encoding alpha/beta hydrolase: protein MFPAGHSMGGAIVSNIIPQLQPRGAVMWAPGNVVYYDISSRVHAVPGHYEEFYDIGGLMMSSEFLSQVRKTDIVRQAEGYGKEVLIIHGELDEKVPVYAVGPYLDLYGEKARLEIIKGANHQFTSVEWKNRVYELSIDYIKEKVGSTEKYLLED, encoded by the coding sequence ATGTTTCCCGCAGGGCACAGTATGGGAGGGGCCATTGTTTCCAATATTATACCGCAGCTTCAGCCCAGGGGAGCCGTTATGTGGGCTCCGGGAAACGTGGTCTACTATGATATCAGCAGCCGTGTCCATGCTGTTCCGGGCCACTACGAGGAGTTCTATGACATAGGCGGACTTATGATGTCCAGTGAATTCCTTTCACAAGTGAGAAAGACAGATATCGTCAGGCAGGCGGAAGGTTACGGCAAAGAGGTGCTTATCATACATGGGGAGTTGGATGAGAAGGTTCCGGTTTACGCGGTGGGACCATATCTGGACCTGTATGGGGAAAAGGCCCGTCTGGAAATAATAAAAGGGGCCAATCATCAGTTTACTTCGGTTGAATGGAAGAATAGGGTATATGAATTGAGTATTGATTACATAAAAGAAAAGGTGGGCTCGACAGAAAAATATCTGTTAGAAGATTGA
- a CDS encoding TRAP transporter small permease — translation MEKTEKKEPFYNQIEKYIIVCMFLVMTIIIALNVVTRFVFSFTLSWGEQLARLLLVWTSFAGISWAGKINAHMRVTALSLAFKKDPKIFEAVYLVGDVIAVGYGIYMSYEIFRLMNLIRNQGQVLSALPFVPKWIMYLAGVLGMAGMSIRIIQRRAGEFMNAGKEGAEV, via the coding sequence ATGGAGAAGACGGAGAAGAAAGAACCTTTTTATAACCAAATTGAGAAGTATATCATTGTATGCATGTTTCTCGTGATGACCATAATCATTGCACTTAACGTTGTTACCAGATTTGTATTTAGCTTCACCCTTTCCTGGGGTGAACAATTGGCCAGGCTGCTGCTGGTATGGACATCCTTTGCCGGAATCAGCTGGGCAGGAAAAATCAATGCCCATATGAGGGTGACGGCCTTGTCATTGGCTTTTAAGAAGGACCCGAAGATTTTTGAGGCAGTGTACCTGGTGGGGGATGTGATTGCTGTTGGTTATGGGATATATATGTCTTATGAGATATTCCGGCTTATGAATTTGATACGGAACCAGGGGCAGGTTCTTTCCGCCCTGCCCTTCGTTCCCAAATGGATTATGTATCTGGCAGGAGTGCTGGGGATGGCCGGTATGAGTATACGGATTATCCAGCGCAGGGCCGGAGAATTCATGAATGCAGGTAAGGAGGGGGCAGAGGTATGA
- a CDS encoding AbrB/MazE/SpoVT family DNA-binding domain-containing protein, whose amino-acid sequence MNLAKISANGQITVPVEIRRLLGLKSGDKILFFQKQDGEIVVSNASSKAIHKAQAAFTGAAEEMGVYSEDDIQALVDEVRYGKER is encoded by the coding sequence ATGAATTTGGCAAAAATCTCTGCAAACGGTCAGATTACGGTGCCGGTGGAAATACGGCGTCTGCTCGGCTTAAAGTCCGGGGATAAAATTCTGTTCTTCCAGAAGCAGGACGGGGAAATTGTTGTAAGCAACGCTTCTTCCAAAGCAATCCACAAGGCGCAGGCTGCCTTTACTGGGGCTGCCGAAGAAATGGGCGTTTACAGTGAAGATGATATTCAGGCACTGGTAGACGAAGTACGGTACGGAAAGGAAAGGTAA
- a CDS encoding putative toxin-antitoxin system toxin component, PIN family, translating into MRILVDTNILFSALVFPRSKPARALLYIADNHEIVLCDRNIVELRDILQRKAPKFLPDAEVLLAEMSYELIPAVDHAEKLIRDAKDQPILNAAIVSDVDIILTGDKDFLSLEMEHPKCMTVAQFFESEGMEE; encoded by the coding sequence ATGCGGATATTGGTCGACACAAATATCCTGTTCTCCGCATTGGTCTTTCCACGTTCCAAACCGGCGCGGGCGCTTCTGTATATCGCGGACAATCACGAGATTGTCCTGTGTGACCGCAACATTGTGGAGCTGCGGGATATTCTGCAACGGAAAGCCCCGAAGTTCCTGCCGGACGCGGAAGTGCTGCTTGCGGAAATGTCCTATGAGCTTATCCCAGCGGTAGACCATGCGGAAAAGCTGATACGCGACGCAAAAGACCAGCCGATCTTAAATGCGGCGATTGTGTCTGATGTGGATATTATTCTCACGGGAGATAAGGATTTTTTAAGCCTTGAAATGGAACATCCGAAATGTATGACGGTTGCACAATTTTTCGAGAGTGAGGGCATGGAAGAATAA
- a CDS encoding cysteine-rich VLP domain-containing protein — protein sequence MGNGRHDSIPVMDYRQYRRERRLVHECCNYDSGNCIALDDGEECVCIQSISYSLLCRWFRIAVLPLDRELEATLFHRLDRKKCCVCGKLFLPGSNRAKYCPECAAAMKRKHAVERKRKQRHKCHALGAEKPL from the coding sequence ATGGGAAACGGGCGGCATGATTCCATTCCTGTCATGGACTACCGGCAATACAGGCGGGAGCGGCGATTAGTACATGAGTGCTGCAACTACGATTCCGGGAACTGTATCGCGCTGGACGACGGGGAGGAATGTGTCTGCATCCAGAGCATTTCCTACTCCCTGCTCTGCCGGTGGTTCCGAATTGCGGTGCTGCCGCTAGACAGGGAGCTGGAGGCCACCCTGTTCCACCGACTGGACAGGAAGAAATGCTGCGTGTGCGGTAAGTTATTTCTTCCCGGCTCCAACCGCGCCAAATACTGCCCGGAATGTGCCGCCGCCATGAAGCGGAAACACGCCGTAGAGCGCAAACGGAAACAGAGGCATAAGTGTCACGCTTTAGGGGCTGAAAAACCCTTGTAA
- a CDS encoding PucR family transcriptional regulator, with amino-acid sequence MNKNYFVSCRIGVGLTVTNIGHYCDSSISAQAVFRYAQNRPDMEKRIYYIDDFLAEHLVYEIPEHSFEHFFKNELDYMKISPTAQETIGALVACNMDISMAAEALFIHRNTMVFRLNQLKKQLNLNPFHKDNDRFKLILLHHYFTKKYGGNHPSGEMS; translated from the coding sequence TTGAATAAAAATTACTTCGTCTCCTGCCGTATCGGTGTGGGGCTCACCGTAACGAATATCGGGCATTACTGCGACAGCTCCATTTCTGCCCAGGCTGTTTTCCGGTACGCGCAGAACCGGCCGGACATGGAAAAGCGAATCTATTATATAGATGACTTTTTGGCAGAACACCTTGTATACGAAATTCCGGAACACTCTTTTGAACACTTTTTCAAAAATGAATTGGACTATATGAAAATCTCCCCCACGGCCCAGGAGACCATAGGCGCCCTGGTTGCCTGCAATATGGATATTTCTATGGCTGCCGAAGCTCTGTTCATACACAGAAACACCATGGTGTTCCGGTTGAACCAGCTGAAAAAGCAGCTGAATCTCAATCCGTTCCACAAAGACAACGACAGGTTCAAATTGATTCTTCTCCATCATTATTTTACAAAAAAGTACGGCGGCAACCATCCATCAGGGGAGATGTCATAA
- a CDS encoding ABC transporter permease, translating into MKKWIILILIAAVWGYGAILAWTMRDAGSQVFIYYGEGEAVEEQLISHALDGEQEQTRKMLPEITAWSRAERLKVLNPGLGRSEEADCIAVYGLKEMASSPRLLGGTYGCRSDQDGCVISRGLAMELFGGLDVAGKYIWCRQKPYRIRGVTDESSHVILLPAKEKDAMRYMMFTYVRGAESGAEEGTSHGMETGKSAAENFLYRNGIKSGKVLVDGTYFSSAAGLGVCLPLWITSVWMLSGLPGSRRGIRGRTKEGIKKSIKKSTKEFILAAVFSLAGLLLAWKLELKIPPDLIPSRWSDFEFWARKIGEMRSDMADMGEAGAVWWLAQMKGRLSVCLLCSFIGAAGGVIWTAKCTGRSRE; encoded by the coding sequence ATGAAAAAATGGATCATACTTATACTTATTGCCGCCGTATGGGGCTATGGGGCCATCCTGGCCTGGACCATGAGGGATGCGGGCAGCCAGGTATTTATATACTATGGGGAAGGGGAGGCGGTGGAGGAACAGCTGATTTCCCATGCACTGGACGGTGAACAGGAGCAGACCAGGAAAATGCTGCCTGAAATCACGGCCTGGTCCCGTGCGGAAAGGCTGAAGGTATTGAACCCCGGACTGGGAAGGTCAGAAGAGGCGGATTGCATCGCTGTATACGGACTTAAGGAAATGGCGTCATCACCCAGGCTGCTGGGAGGAACATATGGCTGCCGTTCAGACCAGGACGGATGCGTCATCAGCAGAGGCCTTGCCATGGAACTGTTCGGAGGTCTGGATGTAGCGGGAAAATATATCTGGTGCAGGCAGAAGCCCTACAGGATACGGGGAGTCACGGATGAATCATCCCATGTCATACTGCTGCCTGCCAAAGAGAAAGACGCCATGAGATACATGATGTTTACATACGTAAGGGGGGCAGAAAGTGGTGCGGAAGAAGGGACATCCCATGGGATGGAAACAGGAAAATCAGCGGCGGAAAATTTTCTTTACAGGAATGGGATTAAGTCCGGGAAGGTCCTGGTGGACGGAACGTATTTTTCCTCTGCCGCCGGCCTTGGAGTGTGTCTGCCGCTGTGGATAACTTCAGTCTGGATGCTCTCTGGCCTTCCGGGAAGCAGGAGGGGGATAAGGGGGAGGACAAAGGAGGGCATAAAGAAGAGTATAAAGAAGAGTACAAAGGAATTCATCCTGGCTGCCGTATTTTCTCTGGCGGGATTACTCCTGGCATGGAAACTGGAGCTTAAGATACCTCCGGATTTGATTCCCAGCAGATGGTCTGATTTTGAATTCTGGGCCAGGAAGATAGGGGAAATGCGTTCCGATATGGCGGACATGGGGGAGGCAGGAGCTGTCTGGTGGCTGGCGCAGATGAAGGGCAGGCTGTCAGTGTGCCTGCTCTGTTCTTTTATAGGCGCGGCGGGAGGTGTTATCTGGACGGCAAAATGCACAGGGCGTTCCAGGGAGTAA